A stretch of DNA from Sphingomonas ginkgonis:
CCGACAGCCTCGAGCATGACGCCGAGGCTCTCAGCGGTGAGATCGTCGCGATGATCGGTCAAATCCGCGCCGCCTGAGGAGCGGCGCGGCCGGAATCAGGCCGACTGCTCGGCCAGATAATCCTCGAGATCGGACGCGCCGCCAATCCGCTCGCCGTCGATGAACACCTGCGGCGTCGTGTCGACCCCCTCCTGCTCCTTGTAGGCGTCAACCTCCTCGCGCGAGGAGAGGATATGTTCGTCGACGTCGTAACCGGCGTCCTCTAGCATCTCCTTGGCGCGGTGGCCGAACGGGCATTCATGGTCGGGCAGGACCATGCGGTACAGGGTGGCGGAACGGTCGGCCATGGCAAACTCCGGAAGGTTACAGGGGGCTTGCGGATCAACCGCGAAGCGCCTCGCCCGTTCCTTCGCCGCGAGGCGGGCGGTCGCAACCTCTACCGCTCCGCCGGATCGTGCGGGAGGAGGTTCTTCCGCTTCGCCTGACGCTTGAAGGGCTCAGTCCGCGAGCTCGTCTCCCGGCAGCGGCAGTCGGTCCTCCCACCGCGCGCCCTGGCTGAGCGTGATGCCCTCGAGGATCTCGACGGTCTGGTCGCGGACCACCGCGAAGGCCCGCCGGATCGCGCAGCTCTCTTCGTCGTGGCAGTCGCCGCACGGAGCATAGAAGTTGACGCTCGCGCAGCTGATCAGCGCAATCGGCCCTTCCAGCGCCCGCACCACCTCGCCGAAGCTGATCGCGTCGGGCGAGCGGGTGAGCAGGTAACCGCCCTTGGGGCCGCGTGTGCTCTTCACCAGCCCGGCTTTCTTCAGGTCGAGCATGATGAGCTCGAGATATTTGGGCGGGACGCGCTGGGTCTCGGCGATGCGCGCCAGCTGAACGGGTGCGCCCTCCCCCTGCTCGACGAGGTACAATAGGGACCGGAGCGCGTAACGCGTCTTCTGCGACAGCATAGCAGCCCCCTAGCAAAGGACCGGCGGCAAACCAAAGCGGGCTTGCCGCACCCGCCGCTGCGCCGCCGCTACGCTCAGCGCATCGCCACCCGCGGTGCCGGCGCGGTCGGGGTCACCCGCCACACCGTGTTGCCGACATCGTCCGCGACCAGCAGCGCGCCCGTGCGATCAACCGCTACTCCGACCGGCCGACCGTGCGATTTGTCGGCCTTGGAGTCGACGAACCCGGTCACGAAGTCGACCGCCTTGCCGCTCGGCTTGCCGCCTGCGAAGGGGACGAACACCACCTTGTAGCCGGACGGCGTGTAGCGGTCCCAGCTGCCATGCTCGCCGATGAAGGCGCCGCCGCGATACTGTGCCGGGAAGCTCGCCCCGGTGTAGAAGGTCAGCCCGAGCGCCGCGACATGGCTGCCCAGCGCATAGTCCGGCGGAATTGCCTTGGCGACTAGGTCGGGCCG
This window harbors:
- a CDS encoding glutaredoxin domain-containing protein, which translates into the protein MADRSATLYRMVLPDHECPFGHRAKEMLEDAGYDVDEHILSSREEVDAYKEQEGVDTTPQVFIDGERIGGASDLEDYLAEQSA
- a CDS encoding RrF2 family transcriptional regulator, yielding MLSQKTRYALRSLLYLVEQGEGAPVQLARIAETQRVPPKYLELIMLDLKKAGLVKSTRGPKGGYLLTRSPDAISFGEVVRALEGPIALISCASVNFYAPCGDCHDEESCAIRRAFAVVRDQTVEILEGITLSQGARWEDRLPLPGDELAD